A stretch of the Hippocampus zosterae strain Florida chromosome 18, ASM2543408v3, whole genome shotgun sequence genome encodes the following:
- the ppwd1 gene encoding peptidylprolyl isomerase domain and WD repeat-containing protein 1, whose product MAAAENNVELKRKADQTQDEERENEEWVGPMPSEAVTTKKRKVLEYERVYLDNLPSAAMYEKSYMHRDVITHIVCSKTDFVITASQDGHVKFWKKKEDEGIEFVKHFRSHLGVIESIAVSADGSLLSSVGEDQAMKVFDVVNFDMINMLKLGFHPGQSEWIHNPGDAISTVACSEKSTGKIFVYDGRGSGEPLHVFVKMHSSPLSQIRLNAKFRVVVSADKAGMLEYWTGLPSEFKFPKHVQWQYKTDTDLYEFAKHKTYPTSLVFSPDGKKMATMASDRKVRIFRFLTGKLMRVFDESLTMFTELQQMRQQLPDMEFGRRMAVERELEKVDGIRLTNIVFDETGHFVLYGTMLGIKVINVETNRCVRILGKQENIRVVQLSLFQGVAKAMQVAPTVEMKASDNPALQNVEPDPTVFCTAFKKNRFYMFSKREPEDTKSADSDRDIFNEKPSKEEVMAATQAEGPKRVSDSAIIHSTMGDIHIKLFPVECPKTVENFCVHSRNGYYNGHIFHRVIKGFMIQTGDPTGTGMGGESIWGSEFEDEFHATLRHDRPYTLSMANAGPASNGSQFFITVVPTPWLDNKHTVFGRCTKGMEAVQRISNAKVHPKTDKPYEDISIINITIK is encoded by the exons ATGGCGGCAGCTGAAAACAATGTGGAACTGAAGCGAAAAGCTGATCAAACTCAGGATGAGGAAAGAGAAAATGAGGAATGGGTCGGGCCCATGCCCAGCGAGGCCGTCACGACCAAGAAGAGGAAAG TTCTGGAATACGAACGCGTCTACCTGGACAACCTGCCTTCAGCTGCCATGTATGAAAAGAGCTACATGCACAGAGATGTGATCACACACATTGTTTGCTCCAA gacAGACTTTGTCATCACAGCCAGTCAGGATGGTCACGTCAAGTTCTGGAAGAAAAAGGAGGACGAGGGAATCGAATTTGTCAAACACTTTCGGAGTCATCTTG GTGTGATCGAGAGTATCGCGGTGAGTGCTGACGGCTCTCTCCTGTCTTCGGTCGGCGAGGACCAGGCCATGAAGGTCTTTGACGTCGTCAACTTTGACATGATCAACATGCTCAAGCTGGG CTTCCACCCCGGCCAGAGCGAGTGGATCCACAATCCCGGAGATGCCATTTCCACGGTGGCCTGCTCGGAAAAATCCACCGGCAAGATTTTTGTCTACGACGGCCGGGGGAGCGGCGAGCCTCTCCACGTCTTTGTGAAGATGCACTCCTCGCCGCTGTCCCAGATCCGCCTGAATGCCAAATTTCGAGTGGTCGTCTCCGCGGACAAAGCGGGAATGCTGGAGTACTGGACTGGCCTCCCCTCGGAATTCAAGTTCCCCAAACACGTGCAGTGGCAATACAAGACTGACACGGATTTGTACGAGTTCGCCAAACACAAAACGTACCCTACCAGCCTGGTGTTCTCGCCTGACGGCAAGAAAATGGCCACCATGGCGTCTGACCGCAAAGTCCGAATCTTCCGCTTTCTCACGGGGAAACTGATGAGAGTATTTGACGAATCCTTAACG ATGTTCACAGAGCTGCAGCAAATGAGGCAACAGCTGCCAGACATGGAGTTTGGCCGGCGGATGGCGGTGGAGCGAGAGTTGGAGAAAGTGGACGGCATCCGACTCACCAACATCGTCTTTGACGAAACGGGCCATTTCGTCCTGTACGGTACCATGCTGGGTATCAAGGTCATCAATGTGGAAACCAATAG ATGCGTGCGCATACTTGGGAAGCAGGAGAACATCCGTGTGGTCCAGCTGAGTCTCTTTCAAGGGGTCGCAAAGGCCATGCAAGTGGCGCCCACCGTGGAGATGAAGGCCTCAGACAATCCGGCTTTACAGAACGTGGAGCCGGACCCCACCGTATTCTGCACCGCCTTCAAGAAGAACCGATTCTACATG TTCTCAAAGAGGGAACCCGAGGACACCAAGAGTGCCGACTCCGACCGAGACATCTTCAACGAGAAGCCCTCCAAGGAGGAGGTGATGGCCGCCACGCAGGCCGAAGGCCCCAAGCGAGTGTCAGACAGCGCCATCATTCACTCCACCATGGGCGACATCCACATCAAGCTCTTCCCCGTAGA GTGTCCGAAAACGGTGGAGAACTTCTGTGTGCACAGCAGGAACGGCTACTACAACGGACACATCTTCCACAGAGTCATCAAG GGTTTCATGATCCAGACCGGAGACCCCACCGGCACCGGCATGGGTGGTGAGAGCATCTGGGGCAGCGAGTTTGAAGACGAGTTCCACGCCACCCTGAGACACGATCGGCCCTACACGCTCAGCATGGCCAACGCGGGCCCCGCCTCCAACGGCTCACAGTTCTTCATCACCGTGGTGCCCACG CCTTGGCTAGACAACAAGCACACGGTGTTCGGGAGGTGCACCAAAGGCATGGAGGCTGTGCAGAGGATCTCCAACGCCAAAGTTCATCCCAAAACGGACAAACCGTACGAAGACATCAGCATCATCAACATCACCATTAAATGA
- the LOC127591598 gene encoding fructose-1,6-bisphosphatase 1-like has protein sequence MSEKGAFDTNVLTLTRFVLEEGRKAHGTGELTNLLNSICTAVKAISTAVRKAGIANLYGIAGSTNVTGDQVKKLDVLSNDMVINMIKSSFTSCVLVSEENERAIVVEADKRGKYIVCFDPLDGSSNIDCLVSIGTIFAIYKKSTDDAPVEEDALQPGRNLVAAGYALYGSATMLVLSTGQGVNCFMLDPAIGEFILVDRDVKIKKKGKIYSLNEGYAQHFYPDVTEYIQKKKYPEDGSAPYGSRYIGSMVADVHRTLVYGGIFLYPANTKSPKGKLRLLYECNPMAFIMEQAGGMATTGAGNVLDIQPTDIHQRVPVVLGSPDDVREYIAIYKKHHK, from the exons ATGTCCGAGAAGGGAGCCTTCGACACCAACGTGCTGACCCTCACCAGGTTTGTGCTGGAGGAGGGCAGGAAGGCCCATGGAACAGGCGAGCTCACCAACCTGCTCAACTCCATCTGCACGGCCGTCAAAGCCATCTCCACCGCTGTCAGGAAGGCCGGCATCGCCAACCT GTACGGCATCGCCGGCAGCACCAATGTGACGGGGGACCAGGTGAAAAAACTGGACGTCCTGTCCAACGACATGGTCATCAACATGATCAAGTCATCCTTCACCTCCTGCGTGCTGGTGTCCGAAGAAAACGAGCGGGCCATCGTCGTGGAAGCGGACAAGAGA GGCAAATACATCGTCTGCTTTGACCCGCTGGACGGTTCCTCAAACATTGACTGTCTTGTCTCCATCGGGACCATTTTTGCCATCTACAAGAAG AGCACAGACGACGCGCCCGTCGAGGAGGACGCCCTGCAACCGGGGAGGAACCTCGTAGCCGCCGGTTACGCTCTGTACGGCAGCGCCACCATGTTGGTCCTGTCCACCGGACAAGGCGTCAACTGCTTCATGCTTGACCCG GCCATCGGCGAGTTCATCCTGGTGGATCGAGACGTCAAAATCAAGAAGAAAGGGAAAATCTACAGCCTGAACGAAGGCTATGCGCAGCATTTTTACCCCGATGTGACAGAATACATTCAGAAGAAGAAGTACCCTGAG GACGGTTCGGCTCCATACGGCAGCCGCTACATCGGCTCCATGGTCGCCGATGTCCATCGCACGCTGGTCTACGGCGGCATCTTTTTGTATCCCGCCAACACGAAGAGTCCAAAGGGGAAG TTGCGGCTGCTGTACGAGTGCAACCCCATGGCGTTCATCATGGAGCAGGCGGGCGGCATGGCCACCACGGGGGCCGGCAACGTTTTGGACATCCAGCCCACCGACATCCACCAGAGGGTCCCCGTGGTGCTGGGCTCGCCCGACGACGTGCGGGAGTACATTGCCATCTATAAGAAGCACCACAAATGA
- the trim23 gene encoding E3 ubiquitin-protein ligase TRIM23, with the protein MAASAAGINKQVSLTTMEPCVRHGRVANGGTVKVLECGVCEDVFSLQGDKVPRLLLCGHTVCHDCLTRLPLHGRAVRCPFDRQVTELGDSGVWGLKKNFALLELLERLQNGATNQLGTAEDALKGMGERVIRCDEDESHTATVYCTVCATHLCAECSQLSHSTRTLAKHRRVPLADKPHEKTLCPQHQVHAIEFVCLEEACQPGPLMCCVCKEYGKHQGHKHAVLETEANQIRASILDMAHCIRTFTEEVSDYSRKLVGIVQQIEGGEQIVEDGVGMAHTEHVAGTAESARSCVRAYFADLHETLCRQEEMALSVVDAHVRERLIWLRQQQEDMTILLSQVSTACLHCEKTLQQDDCRVVLAKREINCLLETLQKQQHQFTELADHIQLDAGIPVTFTKDNRVHIGPKMEIRVVTLGLDCAGKTTILFKLKQDEFMQPIPTIGFNVETVEYKNLKFTIWDVGGKHKLRPLWKHYYLNTQAVVFVIDSCHRDRLMEAHSELAKLLTEKELRDALLLIFANKQDVPGALSVEEMTELLSLHKLCCGRSWHIQGCDARSGMGLHEGLDWLSRQLVAAGVLDVA; encoded by the exons ATGGCTGCCTCTGCAGCAGGAATAAACAAGCAGGTCTCACTGACTACCATGGAGCCGTGCGTTCGCCACGGTCGGGTGGCCAACGGAGGCACCGTCAAG GTGCTGGAGTGCGGCGTGTGTGAGGACGTCTTCTCCCTCCAAGGCGACAAGGTGCCCCGCCTGCTGTTGTGCGGGCACACCGTGTGCCACGACTGCCTCACCCGGCTACCCCTGCACGGCCGGGCGGTCCGCTGCCCCTTCGACCGGCAGGTGACGGAGCTCG GCGACTCTGGAGTGTGGGGTCTGAAGAAGAACTTTGCTCTGCTGGAGCTTCTGGAGCGACTGCAGAACGGCGCCACCAACCAGTTGGGAACGGCAGAGGACGCTCTGAAGGGAATGGGCGAG CGCGTCATCCGCTGCGACGAGGACGAGAGCCACACGGCCACCGTGTACTGCACCGTGTGCGCCACCCACCTGTGCGCCGAGTGCTCGCAGCTAAGCCACTCCACGCGCACGCTGGCCAAGCATCGGCGGGTGCCGCTGGCCGACAAGCCGCACGAGAAGACGCTGTGCCCGCAGCACCAGGTGCACGCCATCGAGTTCGTGTGCCTGGAGGAGGCGTGCCAGCCCGGCCCGCTCATGTGCTGCGTGTGCAAGGAGTATGGCAAGCACCAGGGACACAAG CACGCCGTCCTGGAGACGGAGGCCAACCAGATCCGGGCCTCCATCCTGGACATGGCGCACTGCATCCGCACGTTCACGGAGGAAGTGTCGGACTACTCCAGGAAGTTGGTGGGGATCGTGCAGCAGATCGAGGGCGGCGAGCAGATCGTGGAGGACGGCGTGGGCATGGCGCACACGGAACAC GTGGCCGGCACGGCGGAGAGCGCTCGCTCCTGCGTGCGCGCCTACTTCGCCGACCTCCACGAGACGCTGTGTCGTCAGGAGGAGATGGCGCTCAGCGTGGTGGACGCCCACGTCCGCGAGAGGCTCATTTGGCTGAGGCAGCAGCAGGAGGACATGACCATCCTGCTGTCCCAGGTGTCCACCGCCTGCCTCCACTGCGAAAAGACGCTTCAGCAG GACGACTGCAGGGTCGTACTGGCCAAGCGGGAGATCAACTGTCTGCTGGAGACGCTTCAGAAGCAGCAGCATCAGTTCACCGAGTTGGCCGACCACATCCAGCTGGACGCCGGCATCCCGGTCACCTTCACCAAG GACAACCGCGTTCACATCGGTCCCAAGATGGAGATCCGCGTGGTGACTCTGGGCCTGGATTGCGCTGGCAAAACCACCATCCTCTTCAAGCTCAAGCAGGATGAGTTCATGCAGCCCATTCCCACCATCG GTTTCAACGTGGAGACGGTGGAATACAAGAACTTGAAATTCACCATCTGGGACGTGGGCGGAAAGCATAAGCTGAGGCCCTTGTGGAAACACTATTATCTGAACACTCAAG CGGTGGTGTTTGTTATTGACAGCTGTCATCGGGATCGACTGATGGAGGCGCACAGCGAGCTGGCCAAGCTGCTGACTGAGAAGGAGCTGAGAGATGCCCTGCTCCTCATCTTTGCCAACAAACAG GACGTTCCCGGGGCCCTTTCTGTGGAGGAGATGACGGAGCTGCTGAGCCTGCACAAGCTGTGCTGCGGCAGGAGCTGGCACATTCAGGGCTGCGACGCCCGCAGCGGGATGGGCCTCCACGAAGGCCTGGATTGGCTCTCCAGGCAGCTGGTGGCTGCGGGCGTCCTGGACGTGGCCTAG